The nucleotide window tgaagagagagagggccggccaaggcaCGGCCGCATGCCCCCTCCCTCTAGtcctaattggactagggaaggggggcggcgcccccctttccttctcttttctccctctccttcctttcccctttctcctcctagttggactaggaaaggggagtcctactcctactaggaggaggactcctcctctcctggcgcgccccaagggccgaccggcctcccccttgctcctttacatacgggggcagggggcaccctagaacacacaagttgatcattgatcccttagccgtgtgcggtgcccccctccaccataatccacctcggtcatatcatcgtagtgcttaggcgaagcactGTGACGGTAGCAttatcatcaccgtcatcacgtcgttgtgctgacgaagctctccctcgacactcagctggatcgagagttcgtgggacgtcaccgaacCGAACGTGTGCATATCACAGAGGTGTCGTACtatcggtactaggatcggtcggatcgtgaagacgtacgactacatcaactccCGAATACCTAGGACGTGGGGGTTCGAGCGGAGGAGGGGACATGTCATGGCAGCGGCGCTCGTCATCTCGCGCGTGCCCGGCATGGACATTGCCGCAACAACAGCGCTGTCCTGGCTTTGGTTAAACAAACGAAGTAGCTGCTGGGCAATAGGAGGGGGAGGCAGCAAGGGCGTGCTACCCAGGATCGAACGGGAGCGATCGTCACAAGTCATGGGCGAGGCAGGGACGCCTGTTTCCTTGGCATCCAAGGTTGGTCGAGGGGTTGGACCCGAAAACGGGACCGAGGCAGACTGGGCTCAAGAAAAGAGGAGGTGAGGACTAGTGTAATACCAGGGGGAGAGACAGGCGACCGTTGAGTGATTTCATTCAAAATGTCCCAGAGGAAACAAGAGTGAGGAAGAGGTTAGCCTGGAAGCGAAGGATGACAAAGCTAGCACTACCCGAGAAGAAATGATCCAGGGTCGATTTAACAATGCATGCACTTGGTTTAGCTACTGCTGAAAAAAAACTTATCCAAAGGAGAGCATGAGTTGTAGGGTTTGAAGTGGTGTAAGGAGGAGGAACCACAGGTAACTTAGAACTACGCAGGATATGGGAACGAAACTTAAACCCGTATCGTAATTGACGAACCTTAACCGAAGGCCGAGACGAGTCAGTCATCACTCGATGCAGCCGGATCGCCTTGGCCGCCAGGGGCACCGGAGGAGCGATGCTTGCCGAGGCGCAGGAGGCTTGTTCGGGCATCGAGAAGCGAATATCCATCCCAGGCCTTCAGAGATCGCCAAACGAGATGAGGAGGTCACCCACACCTCGGTTGGCAACCGAGAAGGAGAATTCGTCGACAACAGCGGGGGCGGAGTGAAACTGCAGAGGATCACCGCCAAACATGCAGTGAAGGATGAGATCACAGAGAATAGGCGAGAGAGGGAGGGGGAACTAGAGGAAGCTGACTAGTAGCCGGCAAGCTGACGCCGAAGGGGCCAAGGGGACGGTAACAAAGGACTTGAGGCGAGTCCAGGCGGCattctcaaacttgaggccagtGGCATGATGCAGGAGGAGCAGATCCGAGAGGGATCTGCAGGAAGGAGCAGCAGTCAAAGTCGGCGAGGATGGCAGTGGTGAAGAGACCGGAAGGAAGCGGAAAGAGAAAAGGCGGTGGTGGATGGAACGGAGACGAAGGAGGTTTGACGCAAACCCGGCCTGCGAGACTGAGAAGAGGAAGGTCTGGTCTTGAAGATAGCGCACGTTGAAGCAGCACGCAACCCCTCCAATGAAGGCCTGGAGAAGAGCTCCGGCGAGCAGTTCATCGAACCAGAGCTTAGGGAAGGAGATGGCGAGACAAAGAAGGTGATCTGAAGGTTCAAAGCAGGAGGCGGGCAGGCGTGTAAGGTGGGCGAGATTGACCTCGTCACCAAGGCCCAGGAAGAGGCGCAGAGACGCATGAGCCAGGTCGACGTACCGTGGCGAGTGGGAAGCGGAGGCCACCAGCAAGGGGGCGGGCGGCGCTGCGGGCAAGGGAGCGGACggcggggaggggaggggggaggaggagcCATCTCCTGCCGATAATGCTCCCGATTCCTCAGCCATCATGTTGTAGTACGCCTCCACTCAACAGCACAAACACTTTGCAAGATCTTTTACGGCTAAACAGCTCCTGACTgtcccccgcaaaaaaaaactaTTGACTGcaaagagaaaaaaaaagagcTCTTGACCGCAGCCGACTGCCGCACTCAACGGGGCCAATCATCCGGCAAATGCCCATGCCACCAATCACACACACGCGCCCCAGACTCACCCCACCATCCGATCGGCCACGCCCCCCAGGCACCGTACGGCGCCCGACGCGGCCAGCTCCCCGGCACCACCCGCGAAGCTCCCCGCCCCGCTGCCAGAACGGCCAATAAATAGGACGacgcacacgcccgcatcccatCGCCACCACCACGCGCACGCGCACACGGCCACCGTTAGTCTTCCAGCCAGCCGGCATCCTCCGAGCTAGACGGGATCGCCATGGCCGCGGCGGGCAAGTCCAAGGAGGCGGACGCGGCGCGGTGCAGGAGGCACCCGAGCCACCGGCACGCGGCCGGCGTCTGCCCCTTCTGCCTCAGCGACCGCCTCTCGCGCCTCTCCGCCGCCGCGTCTGCCGCCGCCTCCGAGCCGTCGTCGGCGTCCTCGTCCGGGGCGGCGAGCGTCGCGTCGGCCCAGACGGCGCCGCCCTGCCGCGAGGCGCGCCGGGCGAGGCTGGGGATGCTGATGCGGCAGGACGTGCCGGAGGCGGCCGCGGGCGGTCACCACGGCAAGAAGGAGGTTGGGACTGCGCCAGCCGAGGAGAAGAAGCCGGCGAAGAGGGGCAACTTCTGGACCCGGCTGCAGCAGGCGAGCTGGTACAGGAGGGACGGCTGCTCGGTGGCGTCCGTGAAGAagggcgccgccgccgcgccgccgcacaaGCGGGCGGCGTCGCTGTTCTGAACCTCCGGCGAGCGGGAGGCCGCGCGGCCAGTCGGTTGAGCGACATTTGCTCGGTTGGTTGGTTGGTTTCTGGTTCTGGGTCGTGTGCTGTGCTGTTCCAGAGCGGAGCCTACGTGGccggatggatggatggatggatcaCCTGCTCTGCTCGTCTAATCCGGCGTCTTTCTCGCTGTTTCTTTCGGGTTTGGTGCGCGGTTGTTGGAAGAGTACTAGTCTTGGTGGATGGAATGAAGGACAGCCTAATGGCTCGTCCATTTTTGTACAGCACAGATCATCGGTCTCCAATGAAAGAGCTTGCGTTCGACTCGATCGCGTTGTTCGTTTGTTTGTTCGTTTCCCCGTCGCCATCGAACTGGTGGATGTTTCCTTGTCGTGCTGGCGAGATTCACTAGCTCCGTAGGTTGCATCTGACAGCTGAGCCTGTCAACATTGTACAGTTTTTTTGACCCGAACATTGTACAGCTGGAATAAGCGTGTTGGTTTTGCTTCAGAGGCAGGCAAATAGGAAGCAAAAACGATGAACACCTTTtcgcaaaaaaagaaagaaataaaagaTGAGCACCTAGTAGAGCTCCGAAACATCAAAAGTGTTTGCAACTGACCTGTTTTCTTGAACACCAGGGACGAGCCTTCGCCATTTTGGGACCATCACAGAACTGGTTTCAATTTGATGTTTACATCCTTCGCCATTTGACGCGAATTTGTGACCTATGTACACATTCTACCCCTTCGTTTTCACTTCGGGGATCCTATAGCGTACCTAGGTTTTTCTATACCTTCTATACCATTTCCGAGGGACTATACATTCTGTACCTCcctttcatactctaactttgcACATGTCACAGTTccaaaaaaaaaaggaaaaactttGGACATGTCAAACCACCTCGTCGATCATCGAATCGCTCGATCCGTTTCGAGGGCGCTGTCATCCTCGTCAAGGTACTCCACATCCGCCCGTGGGTTGCTCGAGTGACGTTTCAACCCCCGGAAGATCTCGTCCAGCGAGTCCGACGTCGACGAGCTCGTGCGCGACAGGCTCGAAGGAAGCAGCCTCTTGGCACTCATGCTCGATTTGAAGCTCCGAAACCCCGCCTTCATCGACGCCCATCTCGACGCGGTTCCAGCTGATAAATCTGGCACCACACTAACAGGAGGAGATGGGTTTTCAGAGTCCCCTGCTTCGAGCAGAACAGAGGTGGAAGTGGAACGGGTTTCCTCTTTCACTTGTTTAACTGACTTTTGACTGCTGGGCTGTTCTGTGATGGAGGAGTATTTGTGGTCAGCGTTGACACCATATTTTGACTGGGCTCCTCCTTCCCTTTTGGGAGAATGTGGAGCTGCTTTTATCACCACCAACTTTTCTACACCCTGTGGAGAACAGATAGATAGAAGTATGAAATGAGAGTGAGGTCTCCAGGCACCCTAAGAATTAACAATCATGGTGGACAAGCAGACGCCCAGAGAAAAAAATTCACACCTGTAGCATGGTTCCAGATTCAACGTCTTCGCTAACGGAACTGAAGTTTCTTGCCAATGGAGTGACCTGCTCGCCGAGTTTGCGCGCTTGCTCGATCCAAGATCTTTCTGCAGATGAAACACATCATATTCAGGCAGGCAATACCATCTGATAGGAAAAGCTAAGCTAGTGACTGAGCAGCAACAGGCTTGACTGAGAAAAAATGATTGATTAAAGGTTCGACCAGTCAAACGGGAAACACCAGATTATTTATGCTGCTCCCCTTCTCGAaaaaaaacatatatttgttgcTACCAGTTCAGTTAAAAAATTATTTGCAGAAGGAATACCGTACTGAAATCGTGTAAGATCAAGCGGTATGACAAAAAAAAAACCAAGCATGTGTGGACTGTGGAGTGAAAGAAAAGATATCCGTCAAGATACATGAGCAGCGACTTACCTTTCTGCAGAATCATCACTCCAGATGGATCAAATCCGTTTGTATCCTCTTCTTCCTCGGTCCAGAATTTGAACCTTTTCCAGCTTCCAAATATTTCGAACAGATAGCCGAAGAAATTGCCCGCGACCAGTATAGTATAAACAACCATAATGAGTGGATATATTCTGTTGAAGTTTCTCCCAAAGAAAGGAACTGCATCATCAATGCTCCCCATCCTCTGCATAATAGCACAAGAGATTATTTATCCAGCAGTTAACTAGGGCTTATCTAGCAGGTAAACAGTAAGCATGCAGAATAGGAAGCAGCTGAACTTTTGCATCAAAAATGAACCAACACTGTGTTATCACCTAGACACAAGAATATCAGAACTACTTGCTGCACATTATTAAGGTAAACAGTAGCCAATCCTCTTTTTTCTTCCCATGAGCAAATTTTGTAGTAGAATGAAAGCTAATGGAACTATGGGAGTACTGTTGAATGGAAAGTCTGGGTATGATTTGCGCTATAGCAGGTGATTTTTTTTTGTGCTACTCATTTGTACTGAGCTCAGATTTGTGCCATAGGTGGAATTTGTCAGAAACAGCTGCATGTCCCTGTAACTTTCTTGGTTAGAATTCCCTTTTTCTCCAACAAAATGGAAAGCAATAGAAGACTATCGCTGCTTTTGTATTCCCTACATATCGACAAAACCTATTCATGAGGAGGATTGCTTAAAATCTACAAATTCATGAGGAGGAGTACAAAAGAGTGGTAACAAGCAATGCAGAAAAGGAGCATATCAAAAACTATTACCTTCTCAAAAGTAGTTCTAACATCACCACCAAGATGAACGAGGTTCAGAAAGTTGTAAGAAATAGCAGGTGCGTATCTTGCAACCATTCTGAAAAAACACATTTGATGCAAAACTCAGGACAGCGTGCAAAAAAGGTTGGATTGACGCCCTTGAAACATCAAATAGTAGGAAACCGGAAGACTTACGAGCAGATCATAAGCAGGCTGACAGAGCTAGTTTGTCCTGGAGTCAGTGAATAGACCACCATCATCCCTATCCTAAAGAGCGGATAATATGTGCAAATGCACATGTACATCAGTGGAGCAAATGCAACAACCTGTTAAGTGGTATTAGCAGGCAAAGCGTTAAAATTAGTATTTCAAAGGTCATTTCTTTCATGATGAATGTACAAGCAAGTAAAGGTATATGCATGTGACTAAACAGTCTTGCAAAAGAAGTATGTTTACACCACAGACTTTTTAAATGTGGTCATTGCGTGTTTTTTCTTCCAAATTAATGGCAAGTGCACCTTCTACAGAATTGATTTTTTTCTGTATATGTACAGCTATAAGAATAGAAATAAAGTGGTGATTATCGGTGATCATAGATAACAAACTTCCCATAAGTTGGCTGCAAGCTGGAGGAAATATTTCAGATTCTACTTCAAACACAAGGCAATGCTACACACTTAAATTAATTAATTTCTTACCTGGACTAAAATTTCTTGCTTTCCTGCAGCATTTATAAGAACAGAAAAAAGTGACAAATGGACACCAGTTGGCAGCAAAGTGGCCTCAGCCAACAATATGGCAGCTGAGATGCAACCAAGGAGAACAGAAAGAACTTTCAGGAGTCGGTTTAACAGTATACAGCgccaaatgaactctgaaaatgtgaAGGTGTTCGCAAGTCAGTTCCATGAATTTAGGACAGGCCAGGGAGATTAACATAAAATTGTTGGTGTGTAGGAAAGCTCTGTAAAAGATCCATTGGTATTGGGCCTATGCTAACTTGCGTGAGCGGTTCAAGCTTTATTATGCGGAATCTACATGCTAGTGGGATTTTCTTGGTGCAATCTGTGTATGCGGCTCTAGTCAATTCCCACTTCCACTTCCATCGCGAACAAATTTGAAAATTTGAACTCCCTCTGAAAATTTAAATATTCTTGTGGTACTTGAGTAGGGTAGTCATAATAATAAACAGCAACTTGGATTGGTAGTAATTTATTTTATCAGGAGGAAGATTATATTCAACACCTCTTCTTTGATTGCCCTTCAGCTTGTTTTGCATGGCTTTTAACATTGCTCCAACTCATACTGTAGTTCATATTTTTGAGGATTGGCTAAGAGGACAAAGTGGGGTCTAGTCTCCAATTTTGCTCAACATTTGACTAACAGAAATTATCTGATCCTGTGAAGGTTGGAGATTACAAATGGAGCTCGGGCGCCATATAGCCCGaattttgaaaatttcaaaaattATCATTTTATGTTTCAATAATTATGAAAAAACTTACACATGTATATAGGGATGTATACTACATGTTTGCAACGTTTCATGATGAAATATGTTTTGATGTGAGCTgcacaaaaaaataaaaacaaagtCATGAATTTCTAGCAACATGTACTATTCACTGAAGAAGTTGATGATTTTTCTTTTGTAGATCACATCAAGACGTATTTCATTATGAAAATTTACATACATTAATTATACATCcatctctctctgtgtgtgtgctTGTTTAAGAAAATGAGACTTAGAAAATTGGTTTTTGATTTTGCGAAATTTCGAACTCCATGGGACTTGGGAGCCAAAAATTCTCGCTCATGTAAGGCATTTTCAATTGGCACGCTGGTAAAGAGATATGACAAGATATTCCAAATCTGGATTGTAGGAACATACCTATATGGTCAAGGAAGGATCCTAGTGTGCCTGATCGACTTTCCCTTAAATCTGATACATATTTCCTGTAAGAACAAACAGAAAGTAAGTTATCAGTGCTTCGAACTGATGGCCCAAAGATTTGGCATGAAGATAGCTGATAACCAGCTTGCAATGCATGCTGATTGTTGTGGTGAGGGTAATATTAACAAGTATAGTTTACTAACATTTTAAGAATGTCTACAAAATGACACACAATTGGGTGCGTGTTCGAGAAAAAACAGTATTTGTTTATTATGTTATTTACTGCTTTCTCCTACATGATAACAAAGCCAACCAAACCTGCTTCACAAATATGCAACAGTGCAATACCCACTATCATCCTCGATGGACCAAGTAATCGCTTCAACTGACTATTTAGCGGCAGTGTAAATACTACAACATATCTCCCCGACATAGGTTACCACAGTATATGGTTGAACAGAGCAAAACATAAATCAAAATATTTCAAAGATTTCTCAGAAGTTGTATCAAGACATTAACTATCAAATTTATGCACAAACTGACAGTCTGACACAACCATTTATCTGTAAAGTAAGAAGTCAATACGTACCATCCGTCTGCATCATGTTGCTCATAATTTGTCACTGTGTCTTCCAGTTCAAGGGCTTCCATGACAGAAGTCGTATATTTGCTGCAAACAATCAAGTACGGTTAAATAGTTACAATTAAGAGCAGCAAAAATATGGTCTGGAATTGTACAGAAAATGAGCGCAACAAAATTGTACAAGGGTGTGAATTTTATTTTCGAACTTTAGGAGTTGTTTGCAAGAATTTAATCATAAATGCACACTAAAAGATACTAAGATGTGCTAGTTTAGCATATTGTACCTTTTACACCTACAGTACTCCTCATGAGCTATCCTAAGTCGACGTCGAAGTGCAGCCATCGTTTTCTCGTCAGTATCATAA belongs to Triticum urartu cultivar G1812 chromosome 7, Tu2.1, whole genome shotgun sequence and includes:
- the LOC125522871 gene encoding uncharacterized protein LOC125522871; amino-acid sequence: MAAAGKSKEADAARCRRHPSHRHAAGVCPFCLSDRLSRLSAAASAAASEPSSASSSGAASVASAQTAPPCREARRARLGMLMRQDVPEAAAGGHHGKKEVGTAPAEEKKPAKRGNFWTRLQQASWYRRDGCSVASVKKGAAAAPPHKRAASLF
- the LOC125522870 gene encoding LMBR1 domain-containing protein 2 homolog A-like: MWVFYLIALPLTVGMVAATLRYFAGPAVPLHVLATVGYAWLCSLSFVILVPTDIYTTITGNQKGDVGFFWSWSYWSSFVLAWAIIPTIKGYEDAGDFTVKERLKTSIRANLLYYEIVGSIGFFGIVLIIIMHHDWGGAILGFAMACSNTFGLVTGAFLLGFGLSEIPKDIWRNADWTRRQKILSHMVAKMTVKLDNARQEYCNTITVVQATSKQMSKRDPLRPFMDIIDNMLAQMLRDDPLFKLSGGNKLAENDMDYDTDEKTMAALRRRLRIAHEEYCRCKSKYTTSVMEALELEDTVTNYEQHDADGWKYVSDLRESRSGTLGSFLDHIEFIWRCILLNRLLKVLSVLLGCISAAILLAEATLLPTGVHLSLFSVLINAAGKQEILVQVVAFAPLMYMCICTYYPLFRIGMMVVYSLTPGQTSSVSLLMICSMVARYAPAISYNFLNLVHLGGDVRTTFEKRMGSIDDAVPFFGRNFNRIYPLIMVVYTILVAGNFFGYLFEIFGSWKRFKFWTEEEEDTNGFDPSGVMILQKERSWIEQARKLGEQVTPLARNFSSVSEDVESGTMLQGVEKLVVIKAAPHSPKREGGAQSKYGVNADHKYSSITEQPSSQKSVKQVKEETRSTSTSVLLEAGDSENPSPPVSVVPDLSAGTASRWASMKAGFRSFKSSMSAKRLLPSSLSRTSSSTSDSLDEIFRGLKRHSSNPRADVEYLDEDDSALETDRAIR